Proteins from a single region of Chryseobacterium scophthalmum:
- a CDS encoding GxxExxY protein: MITQSYLTDLTYKINGACIEVHKILGAGLLESVYHKCLEEEFKLRNINFKSEFKVPIVYKGKEINCDFFCDFLVEDLIVIELKAVSELHEIHRAQVLNYINLMKKPKGILVNFNVKNLYHQGHETFVNKYYDMLF; this comes from the coding sequence ATGATAACACAATCATACTTAACAGATTTGACATACAAAATCAATGGAGCTTGTATTGAAGTTCATAAAATTTTGGGTGCTGGTTTGCTTGAAAGTGTTTATCATAAATGCTTGGAAGAAGAATTCAAATTAAGAAATATCAACTTTAAATCTGAGTTTAAAGTACCTATCGTTTATAAAGGAAAAGAAATTAACTGTGATTTCTTTTGTGACTTTTTAGTGGAAGATTTAATCGTAATTGAATTAAAAGCAGTTTCAGAACTACATGAAATTCATCGTGCTCAAGTTTTAAATTATATTAATTTAATGAAAAAACCCAAAGGCATATTAGTAAATTTTAATGTAAAAAATCTCTATCATCAAGGGCACGAAACCTTCGTAAATAAATATTACGATATGCTTTTTTGA
- a CDS encoding flavin reductase family protein, with product MKTVIPSEITPVQLQTIMQTAVSPRPIALASTVDKNGEINLSPFSFFNMFSTVPPILIFSPSRRVRDNTTKHTLENVLETSEVVIGTVNFPIVQQISLASTEYGDGVNEFIKSGLTMKDADLVTPKLIEECPVNFECKVLEVRSLGDQGGAGNLVICEVQKIHIREEYLNEEGNLDQKKLDMVARLGGNWYSRNNENNLFEVPKPLVTKGIGFDLLPDAIKLSKVFTGNDLGMLANVEVLPSETCHNDENIHLEAQKLLLDSKIEEAWKILIK from the coding sequence ATGAAAACAGTAATTCCATCCGAAATAACTCCTGTACAACTACAAACAATAATGCAGACTGCCGTTTCACCACGTCCAATCGCATTAGCTTCTACAGTTGATAAAAATGGAGAAATCAATTTATCGCCATTCAGTTTCTTCAATATGTTCAGCACGGTTCCTCCGATTTTGATTTTTTCACCATCGAGAAGAGTACGCGACAATACTACAAAACATACTTTAGAAAATGTTTTGGAAACTTCGGAAGTAGTGATCGGAACCGTTAATTTTCCAATTGTACAACAGATTTCTTTAGCGTCTACAGAATATGGTGACGGAGTGAACGAATTCATCAAGTCCGGACTAACGATGAAAGATGCCGATTTGGTTACACCTAAATTAATCGAAGAATGTCCTGTTAATTTTGAATGCAAGGTTTTAGAAGTAAGATCTTTAGGAGACCAGGGAGGTGCGGGAAATTTGGTCATTTGTGAAGTACAGAAGATCCACATCCGAGAAGAATATCTGAATGAAGAAGGAAACCTGGATCAGAAAAAACTAGATATGGTTGCACGCCTTGGTGGAAATTGGTATTCTAGAAATAATGAAAATAATCTTTTTGAAGTCCCAAAACCATTGGTTACGAAAGGAATTGGATTTGATTTACTTCCGGATGCTATAAAACTTAGCAAAGTGTTTACCGGAAATGATTTAGGTATGTTAGCTAATGTAGAAGTTTTACCTTCTGAAACTTGTCATAACGACGAAAACATTCATTTGGAAGCTCAAAAATTATTATTAGATAGTAAAATTGAAGAAGCCTGGAAAATTTTGATTAAATAA
- a CDS encoding bacteriocin-like protein → MKKSNLKKLSRAAQKSISGGVGGLEPIQCATGCYKNYLGDGQGILCIVPPCQSPNFGTQSQDANGRWQCCY, encoded by the coding sequence ATGAAAAAATCAAATTTAAAAAAATTAAGCAGAGCAGCTCAGAAAAGTATCTCAGGAGGAGTAGGAGGTCTAGAACCAATACAATGTGCAACAGGCTGCTACAAAAATTATCTTGGTGATGGACAAGGCATTTTATGCATTGTGCCCCCATGTCAATCTCCTAATTTTGGTACACAAAGCCAAGATGCTAATGGACGTTGGCAGTGCTGTTACTAA